One genomic region from Candidatus Hydrogenedentota bacterium encodes:
- a CDS encoding twin-arginine translocation signal domain-containing protein, which produces MVTRRRFVQMSAMAGMAALTSQEPRADERERVRDRFWLWSHHPGVYDGMFGLPRNSRMTPVEAAKYLGTPNIMFIRAAGKPAYPFEEYAAAFKDVKKLQWSITGSSGATSNEEREYVLRLAASMPNITGLYMDDFFNFAREGQEGSMTVGEVKAIRDRMTINGRRLELGIVVYTADKFDDRMRPYLELCDEISLWSWSAKELDELEANFAKLKELAPGKRLQMGCYMWDYGPQQPMPLGRIERQCTMGLKWLREKRIGDMIFCGAHLCDQGLEAVEATRNWIATVGDQPLYEH; this is translated from the coding sequence ATGGTAACGCGACGTCGTTTTGTGCAGATGAGCGCTATGGCTGGAATGGCCGCGTTGACGAGTCAAGAGCCCCGGGCCGACGAACGTGAACGAGTCCGCGACCGCTTTTGGCTGTGGTCGCATCACCCTGGCGTGTATGACGGTATGTTCGGGCTGCCGCGCAACTCGCGCATGACACCGGTGGAAGCCGCGAAATACCTGGGCACGCCCAACATCATGTTCATCCGTGCGGCCGGAAAGCCCGCCTATCCGTTTGAGGAATACGCCGCGGCGTTCAAGGACGTGAAAAAGCTGCAGTGGTCGATTACGGGCAGTTCAGGAGCCACATCGAACGAGGAACGCGAATATGTCCTGCGGTTAGCGGCTTCCATGCCCAATATCACGGGCTTGTACATGGACGACTTCTTCAACTTCGCCCGCGAAGGCCAGGAAGGCTCGATGACGGTCGGCGAGGTGAAGGCTATCCGAGACCGGATGACCATCAACGGCCGCCGGCTCGAATTGGGGATTGTCGTCTACACGGCGGACAAGTTTGACGACCGAATGCGTCCCTACCTCGAACTGTGCGACGAGATCTCGCTCTGGTCGTGGTCAGCCAAAGAACTGGACGAGCTCGAGGCCAATTTTGCCAAGCTGAAGGAGCTCGCACCCGGAAAACGCCTGCAGATGGGGTGTTACATGTGGGACTACGGCCCGCAGCAACCTATGCCCCTGGGACGTATTGAGCGGCAATGCACGATGGGCCTCAAGTGGCTCCGGGAGAAGCGCATCGGGGACATGATTTTCTGCGGCGCCCACCTCTGCGATCA
- a CDS encoding Hsp20/alpha crystallin family protein, with the protein MTTAAAEKTKRYVTPRVNIIEEAGQVRIEAELAGVPKENVEIEVKQGELSLVGHRQQVNGDGRYLLRERAPADYRRIFALSSALDTAKVNAVMKDGILTVTLPKAEAFKPRTIEIT; encoded by the coding sequence ATGACAACTGCTGCAGCGGAAAAGACCAAGCGTTATGTGACGCCGCGTGTGAATATCATCGAGGAGGCTGGCCAGGTCCGCATTGAAGCCGAACTGGCGGGCGTACCAAAGGAGAATGTGGAAATTGAGGTCAAGCAGGGCGAGTTGTCGCTGGTCGGGCATCGCCAACAGGTGAACGGCGATGGAAGGTACCTCTTGCGCGAGCGTGCCCCCGCCGATTACCGGCGCATATTCGCACTTAGCAGCGCTCTTGACACCGCAAAGGTGAACGCGGTGATGAAGGACGGCATCCTGACCGTCACCCTGCCGAAAGCGGAGGCCTTCAAACCCCGGACTATCGAGATCACATAA
- a CDS encoding histidinol-phosphatase has translation MHSTNSAPWYVSLHGGHTAEFCDHGTGDLRAVLEAAVAKGFSTYGVSEHAARVEERFLYPNERCLGWTIEKVQEDFERYGKAVFELAEEFAGRLTVLRGMEAEVVPANRYADIMLAYRERFAFDYLVGSVHYVDEMSIDDTPDQFEEAMEAHGGLERLAVRYYETVGAMVDALRPDVVGHLDVIRTIGWKYGDLASPAIRRAAGDALDSVRRQNCILDLNTAGYRKGLHTPYPDVWLVERARDMKIPFALGDDCHGPEDVGAEFEQGRAYLLANGVETVTVLQRDGNRVERRTVPL, from the coding sequence ATGCATTCCACCAATTCCGCTCCCTGGTACGTCTCGCTGCACGGCGGGCACACGGCCGAGTTCTGCGACCACGGCACGGGGGATCTGCGCGCCGTGCTCGAGGCGGCCGTCGCGAAAGGCTTCTCCACCTACGGGGTCTCCGAGCATGCCGCGCGCGTCGAGGAACGGTTTCTCTACCCCAATGAACGGTGTTTAGGATGGACCATCGAGAAGGTTCAAGAGGATTTCGAGCGTTACGGCAAGGCTGTTTTCGAGCTGGCCGAGGAATTCGCCGGGCGCCTGACCGTCTTGCGCGGCATGGAGGCCGAAGTCGTGCCTGCGAACCGGTACGCGGACATCATGCTGGCCTATCGCGAACGGTTTGCATTCGACTACCTGGTCGGGTCGGTTCATTACGTCGACGAAATGTCGATCGACGACACCCCGGACCAGTTCGAGGAGGCCATGGAGGCCCACGGAGGGCTCGAGCGGTTGGCCGTCCGGTATTACGAGACCGTGGGCGCTATGGTCGACGCGTTGCGGCCCGATGTGGTCGGACATCTCGACGTCATCCGCACAATCGGCTGGAAATACGGCGATCTGGCGTCGCCTGCCATACGCCGGGCCGCCGGGGACGCCCTCGACAGCGTGCGCCGGCAGAACTGTATTCTGGACCTGAACACCGCCGGGTACCGCAAAGGGCTTCATACGCCCTACCCTGACGTCTGGCTTGTCGAACGCGCCCGCGACATGAAGATCCCCTTCGCGCTGGGGGATGACTGTCATGGGCCCGAAGATGTCGGCGCGGAATTCGAACAGGGCCGCGCCTACCTGCTTGCCAACGGCGTCGAGACCGTCACCGTTCTGCAGCGCGACGGAAACCGGGTCGAACGCCGCACCGTGCCGCTCTGA